The proteins below come from a single Pieris brassicae chromosome 1, ilPieBrab1.1, whole genome shotgun sequence genomic window:
- the LOC123709837 gene encoding zinc metalloproteinase nas-4-like, which translates to MMLRFAVLYLLVGAVVSGPSPRRTKAEVEEYREFLQKTKHGNAYRATSSKLNPFGNIWEKSGKFEGDILLDDRQIDELVDSFAQGKAAYIHPNTKWPQNTLVYDFAPGHFNQQQRDYIVWAIGHIEHYSGCVRFRRRNSNDRNYVLITGDNNGCYASVGWWHDRGIHTLNLARSNPGTGCLHIVVIIHEFLHTLGFFHMQSTYNRYNYVAIHWQNMQRGMEHNFERYDQNLVSNLGLPYEHMSSMHYSSHAFSINHQPTITATRQHNGVMGQMEFVTHYDWVRLSRHYNCPGAWSAEYVDHMKEEVERTKHLMAPPQQDDKVQEEVAQEELA; encoded by the exons ATGATGCTTCGGTTTGCTGTTCTGTATTTGCTAGTGGGGGCTGTCGTTTCTGGGCCCTCTCCTAGGAGGACCAAGGCAGAAGTGGAGGAATATAGAGAGTTTCTTCAGAAGACCAAACATG GAAATGCCTACCGAGCAACATCGAGCAAGCTTAACCCATTTGGCAACATCTGGGAGAAGAGTGGAAAATTCGAGGGGGACATCTTGCTAGATGACCGGCAGATTGATGAGCTGGTCGACTCTTTCGCACAGGGAAAAGCTGCCTACATCCACCCTAATACCAAGTGGCCCCAGAACACTTTGGTATATGACTTTGCTCCTGGACACTTTA ACCAACAACAAAGAGACTACATCGTCTGGGCTATCGGTCACATCGAGCACTATTCTGGCTGTGTAAGATTCCGCAGAAGGAATTCAAATGACAGAAACTACGTTCTTATTACG GGCGACAATAACGGGTGCTATGCCAGCGTCGGTTGGTGGCATGACAGAGGCATCCATACTTTGAACCTGGCGCGTTCTAATCCTGGAACCGGCTGTCTTCATATTGTCGTCATTATCCACGAATTCCTTCACACCTTAGGCTTCTTCCACATGCAATCCACCTACAACAGATACAATTATGTAGCAATTCATTGGCAGAATATGCAGCGCG GTATGGAACACAATTTCGAGAGGTACGACCAGAACTTGGTGTCGAACCTTGGTCTCCCATACGAGCACATGAGCAGTATGCATTACAGCTCCCATGCATTCAGCATCAACCATCAACCGACTATAACTGCAACAAGG CAACACAACGGCGTCATGGGCCAGATGGAGTTCGTGACCCATTATGACTGGGTGAGACTGTCCAGACACTACAACTGTCCTGGAGCTTGGAGCGCAGAGTATGTAGATCATATGAAAGAGGAAGTTGAGAGGACTAAACATCTAATGGCTCCACCACAACAGGATGATAAGGTCCAAGAAGAGGTAGCCCAAGAAGAATTGGcataa